One part of the Methanotorris formicicus Mc-S-70 genome encodes these proteins:
- the recJ gene encoding single-stranded-DNA-specific exonuclease RecJ → MENLKRAVKTLRKNKNNNILICTHIDTDGITSRIILEKLMERLNIDADFMFLKQIDVNSIEEIPFSDYDLIIFADLGSGQLSLIKEKIKNSNKKVIILDHHIVENTKIPENIINVNPWNLNRDGGREICGAGVCYFFAKMCNPRWTDLAKYAVLGSVGDVQNFEGKLKGLNEKILKDAVERGDVKKYMDLQFYGKQTRPLFISMKYFTDVRTDLVNSDSRIIRFIMNVGKKYNLDINPTLSLCEIPYEYKRALGSEFLHKCNKYVPREWSIYLPKVIFGESYEFVHEEFKTPLRDLEEFSTCINACSRYGEYEIALNVLRGDREGYYKKMLSMLRKHRKNLAKSLNHVKDEVEIVQKDKFQYFETDKIKSEIVGIVAGLTYSLEKVDWKKPIFAIANNGEGYKVSARCPKLLAFAEDINLADAIRYASYKVGGSGGGHRFACGAYVPDADEFIKYLEKRL, encoded by the coding sequence ATGGAAAATTTAAAACGGGCAGTTAAAACACTAAGAAAAAATAAAAACAATAATATTTTAATATGTACGCATATAGATACTGATGGAATAACTTCAAGGATTATATTGGAAAAGTTGATGGAAAGATTAAATATCGATGCAGATTTTATGTTCTTAAAGCAGATTGATGTTAATAGCATTGAAGAGATTCCATTTTCTGATTACGATTTAATAATATTTGCTGATTTAGGGAGTGGGCAGTTAAGTTTGATAAAGGAAAAAATCAAAAACAGCAACAAAAAAGTAATCATATTGGACCACCATATAGTAGAAAACACAAAAATTCCAGAAAATATAATAAACGTTAACCCATGGAATTTAAATAGAGATGGGGGAAGGGAAATTTGCGGAGCAGGAGTTTGTTATTTCTTTGCGAAAATGTGCAATCCAAGATGGACAGATTTGGCAAAATATGCTGTACTTGGTTCTGTTGGGGATGTGCAAAACTTTGAGGGAAAACTTAAGGGATTAAATGAGAAAATTTTAAAGGATGCAGTTGAGAGAGGGGATGTTAAAAAATATATGGATTTGCAGTTTTATGGGAAGCAAACAAGACCTTTGTTCATTTCCATGAAGTATTTTACTGATGTTAGGACTGATTTGGTGAATAGCGATTCAAGGATTATTAGATTTATTATGAATGTTGGTAAAAAATACAACTTAGATATAAATCCAACATTATCGTTGTGTGAGATTCCTTATGAGTATAAGAGGGCTTTGGGAAGTGAATTTTTGCATAAATGTAATAAGTATGTTCCAAGGGAATGGAGTATCTATCTGCCAAAGGTTATTTTTGGAGAATCTTATGAGTTTGTACATGAGGAATTTAAAACACCACTTAGGGATTTGGAGGAATTCTCAACCTGCATAAATGCCTGTTCAAGATATGGGGAGTATGAGATAGCGTTGAATGTTTTGAGAGGGGATAGGGAGGGTTATTATAAAAAAATGCTCTCAATGTTGAGGAAGCATAGGAAAAATTTGGCAAAATCATTAAATCATGTAAAGGATGAGGTAGAGATTGTACAAAAAGATAAGTTCCAATACTTTGAGACAGATAAAATAAAATCAGAGATAGTAGGAATTGTTGCGGGTTTAACATACTCATTAGAAAAGGTTGATTGGAAAAAACCAATATTTGCGATTGCCAATAACGGGGAAGGATATAAGGTCTCTGCAAGATGTCCAAAACTCTTAGCATTCGCTGAAGATATAAATTTAGCAGATGCAATAAGATACGCTTCTTATAAAGTTGGTGGTAGTGGAGGAGGGCATAGATTTGCATGTGGGGCTTATGTTCCTGATGCAGATGAATTTA